From the Lathyrus oleraceus cultivar Zhongwan6 chromosome 4, CAAS_Psat_ZW6_1.0, whole genome shotgun sequence genome, one window contains:
- the LOC127138246 gene encoding uncharacterized protein LOC127138246 encodes MEEDTDDEGHEEEEDDESANEYTDDEDASWKVRRAAAKCLAALIVSRPEMLSKLYDEKGTTVRNGSIRGNGIWRRNSTSFNALAILVSQVASTGLEHWLLTRFSMLSQVVWLGIKKKRGFLNPIDSGLA; translated from the exons ATGGAGGAGGATACTGACGATGAAGGTCATGAAGAGGAGGAGGATGA CGAGAGTGCGAATGAATATACTGATGATGAAGATGCCAGTTGGAAGGTTCGCAGAGCAGCAGCTAAATGCTTAGCAGCATTGATTGTTTCTCGTCCTGAGATGCTTTCAAAGCTGTATGACGAG AAAGGCACCACGGTGAGGAATGGAAGCATCCGAGGCAATGGTATATGGAGAAGAAATTCGACTTCTTTCAATGCTTTGGCAATTTTAGTGTCACAAGTTGCTTCCACGGGTCTTGAACATTGGTTACTCACTAGGTTTTCCATGCTTTCACAGGTTGTATGGCTTGGCATAAAGAAGAAACGTGGTTTTTTAAACCCAATAGATTCAGGCCTTGCTTAA